The proteins below come from a single Mustela nigripes isolate SB6536 chromosome 14, MUSNIG.SB6536, whole genome shotgun sequence genomic window:
- the JUN gene encoding transcription factor Jun, translating to MTAKMETTFYDDALNASFLQSESGAYGYSNPKILKQSMTLNLADPVGSLKPHLRAKNSDLLTSPDVGLLKLASPELERLIIQSSNGHITTTPTPTQFLCPKNVTDEQEGFAEGFVRALAELHSQNTLPSVTSAAQPVSGAGMVAPAVASAAGGSGSGGFSASLHSEPPVYANLSNFNPGALSGGGGAPSYGAAGLAFPAQPQQQQQPPQPPHHLPQQLPVQHPRLQALKEEPQTVPEMPGETPPLSPIDMESQERIKAERKRMRNRIAASKCRKRKLERIARLEEKVKTLKAQNSELASTANMLREQVAQLKQKVMNHVNSGCQLMLTQQLQTF from the coding sequence ATGACTGCAAAGATGGAAACGACCTTCTACGACGATGCCCTGAATGCCTCGTTCCTCCAGTCTGAGAGCGGCGCCTACGGCTACAGTAACCCCAAGATCCTGAAACAGAGTATGACCCTGAATCTGGCCGACCCGGTGGGTAGCCTGAAGCCGCACCTCCGGGCAAAGAACTCGGACCTCCTCACCTCGCCCGACGTGGGGCTGCTCAAGCTAGCCTCGCCCGAGCTGGAGCGCCTGATAATCCAGTCCAGCAACGGGCACATCACCACCACGCCGACCCCCACGCAGTTCTTGTGCCCCAAGAACGTGACAGACGAGCAGGAGGGCTTCGCCGAGGGTTTCGTGCGCGCCCTGGCCGAACTGCACAGCCAGAACACGCTGCCCAGCGTCACGTCGGCAGCGCAGCCGGTCAGCGGGGCGGGCATGGTGGCTCCGGCGGTGGCCTCGGCGGCGGGtggcagcggcagcggcggctTCAGTGCCAGCCTGCACAGCGAGCCGCCGGTCTACGCCAACCTCAGCAACTTCAACCCGGGCGCGctgagcggcggcggcggggcgccCTCCTACGGCGCTGCCGGCCTGGCCTTTCCCGCGCaaccccagcagcagcagcagcccccgcAGCCGCCGCACCACCTGCCCCAGCAGCTCCCCGTGCAGCACCCGCGGCTGCAGGCCTTGAAGGAGGAGCCGCAGACAGTGCCCGAGATGCCCGGGGAAACGCCGCCCCTGTCCCCCATCGACATGGAGTCGCAGGAGAGGATCAAGGCAGAGAGGAAGCGCATGAGGAACCGCATAGCTGCCTCCAAGTGCCGGAAAAGGAAGCTGGAGAGGATCGCCCGCCTGGAGGAAAAAGTGAAAACCTTGAAAGCGCAGAACTCGGAGCTGGCGTCCACGGCCAACATGCTCAGGGAACAGGTGGCACAGCTTAAACAGAAAGTCATGAACCACGTTAACAGTGGGTGCCAACTCATGCTAACGCAGCAGTTGCAAACGTTTTGA